The following are encoded together in the Thalassomonas haliotis genome:
- a CDS encoding TatD family hydrolase: MIDIGVNLTNNRFDKDRTEVLSRAKAAGVDAMLVTGTNIAESREALALCRQAPDFLYSTAGVHPHDADGVDSDYLDVLTELSQQSCVRAIGECGLDFNRNFSAPEQQKKVFAEQISLAARLNKPLFLHQRDAFDSWFQLLSPYLSCIPAMVAHCFTGSKEELLKCLDAGMYVGITGWLCDERRGQELRDIVKLIPLQQLMIETDAPYLLPRNIRPKPKSSRNEPAYLPVIVDMLAQLTGYSRQEIISQTRENTVRVFNLTAGVD, from the coding sequence TTGATTGATATAGGCGTAAACCTTACCAACAACAGGTTTGATAAAGACCGCACCGAAGTTTTATCCAGGGCAAAAGCGGCCGGTGTTGACGCTATGCTGGTGACCGGCACTAATATAGCCGAAAGCCGTGAAGCGCTAGCCCTTTGTCGGCAAGCCCCGGATTTTCTTTATAGTACTGCCGGCGTGCATCCCCATGATGCCGACGGGGTTGATAGCGATTACCTGGATGTATTAACCGAATTGTCGCAGCAGTCTTGCGTGCGGGCAATTGGCGAATGCGGTTTGGATTTTAACCGTAACTTTTCCGCACCAGAGCAGCAAAAAAAGGTGTTTGCCGAGCAAATTTCCCTGGCGGCACGGCTTAATAAACCTTTGTTTCTCCACCAGAGAGATGCCTTTGATAGCTGGTTTCAATTATTATCCCCCTATTTGAGCTGTATTCCTGCTATGGTTGCCCACTGCTTTACCGGCTCAAAAGAGGAATTGTTAAAATGCCTTGATGCCGGCATGTATGTCGGCATTACCGGCTGGTTGTGCGATGAAAGGCGCGGACAGGAGCTTAGGGATATAGTCAAACTTATCCCGCTGCAGCAGCTGATGATAGAAACGGATGCCCCCTATTTGCTGCCGAGAAATATCAGGCCTAAGCCGAAAAGCAGCCGTAACGAACCCGCCTATTTGCCGGTGATCGTTGATATGCTGGCACAATTAACCGGTTATAGCCGGCAAGAGATTATCAGCCAAACCCGGGAGAATACCGTTAGGGTCTTTAACTTAACAGCCGGAGTCGATTAA
- the tatC gene encoding twin-arginine translocase subunit TatC encodes MSSQPQSTLFDHLLELRNRLLHSVLGVLVVFCCLVYFAQDIYQYLAQPLLATMPEGAQMIATDVASPFFAPFKLTMVLSFFLAMPYILYQIWSFIAPGLYQNEKKLIAPLMFGSTFLFYAGISFAYFVVFPLAFSFFTSVAPEGVTIATDISSYLDFVLKLFFAFGATFEIPVAIVLLCWTGVTEPASLRSKRPYVIVGAFVISMLLTPPDVISQTLLAVPMLLLFELGIMLAALYHKKDPEADPEDIG; translated from the coding sequence ATGAGTTCACAACCCCAATCCACCCTGTTTGATCACCTACTGGAATTACGCAACCGATTATTACACTCAGTACTCGGGGTGTTAGTGGTTTTTTGTTGTCTGGTATATTTTGCCCAGGATATATATCAATATCTGGCTCAGCCGTTATTGGCAACTATGCCGGAAGGGGCGCAGATGATAGCAACCGATGTTGCTTCGCCTTTTTTCGCCCCCTTTAAATTGACTATGGTATTGTCTTTTTTCCTGGCGATGCCTTATATCCTGTATCAGATCTGGTCATTTATCGCGCCTGGCCTGTATCAAAATGAGAAAAAGCTGATCGCACCTTTGATGTTCGGTAGTACCTTCTTGTTTTATGCCGGTATTTCTTTTGCGTACTTTGTTGTTTTCCCGCTGGCGTTTTCATTTTTCACTTCGGTGGCGCCGGAAGGGGTAACCATAGCAACGGATATCAGCAGTTATCTGGATTTTGTTTTAAAGCTCTTTTTTGCTTTCGGGGCAACCTTTGAGATCCCTGTAGCCATCGTTTTATTGTGCTGGACCGGGGTCACTGAGCCTGCCAGTTTACGAAGCAAACGACCTTATGTTATCGTGGGTGCCTTTGTTATTAGTATGCTGCTGACGCCTCCGGATGTCATTTCGCAAACCTTACTGGCTGTGCCTATGCTGCTGTTATTTGAATTAGGCATTATGCTGGCTGCTCTCTATCATAAAAAAGATCCCGAAGCGGATCCTGAGGACATAGGATGA
- the tatB gene encoding Sec-independent protein translocase protein TatB, which yields MFDIGFWELILIAIIGLVVLGPERLPVAIRTVRSWIAGVRKFSDTVKSELTEELRIQELHENLKKAEQSNLKDLSPEVAESLKSLQDAAKMVTRPYENKSGGEGEQASPAQENMTAAPDDASISGSLSAAAADASPDAPLGSSVESAPGSSLDSSLDSSLDKEKQKP from the coding sequence ATGTTTGATATTGGCTTTTGGGAGTTAATACTGATTGCGATTATCGGTTTGGTGGTCTTAGGACCGGAGCGTTTGCCTGTGGCTATTCGCACCGTACGTTCCTGGATTGCCGGGGTACGTAAATTCAGTGACACCGTTAAATCGGAATTAACAGAAGAATTACGTATTCAAGAGCTGCATGAGAATTTGAAAAAAGCCGAACAGTCCAATTTGAAGGATTTAAGCCCTGAAGTTGCCGAGTCGTTAAAGTCACTGCAGGATGCGGCAAAAATGGTGACCCGTCCCTATGAAAATAAGTCAGGCGGCGAAGGCGAACAGGCCTCGCCTGCGCAGGAAAATATGACTGCAGCACCCGATGACGCCTCAATATCCGGCTCTCTTTCAGCTGCTGCCGCCGACGCTTCACCGGATGCTCCGTTAGGCTCTTCGGTTGAGTCAGCACCAGGCTCTTCATTAGACTCTTCATTAGACTCTTCATTAGACAAAGAGAAGCAAAAACCATAA
- the tatA gene encoding Sec-independent protein translocase subunit TatA — protein sequence MAGISIWQLLIIAVIVILLFGTKKLRNMGTDLGSAVKGFKKAVSEEGEKSTDALADKSAASEDQVKTTAEKEKDQA from the coding sequence ATGGCTGGCATCAGTATTTGGCAATTATTAATCATAGCGGTAATTGTAATATTATTATTTGGTACTAAAAAGTTACGTAACATGGGGACAGATCTGGGCTCTGCGGTAAAAGGCTTTAAAAAGGCAGTGTCGGAAGAAGGGGAAAAATCCACAGACGCTCTGGCGGATAAGTCGGCCGCATCTGAAGATCAGGTGAAAACCACGGCCGAAAAAGAAAAAGATCAGGCTTAA
- a CDS encoding EAL domain-containing protein yields the protein MRESGEKDDLRALRQLPKLKSLLKKYRHVKNIQSGLLQLSELASTVTEMESFYPSLVSPIRSLLASEHFHICLSDTDNRLTLAYAHNPQASSAKSAVLSPDCLSQLVFNQAGPLHVNAGQMAQLKASGKIQDLDPACFDWLGVPLTRGEEVIGVIALQSYQSDSAFVERDSQLLQFISEHLVTAIDRVNRRELLELSIKRRTGKLIQTNLELQREIAERQKAVKMHQALLAMSEITAGTHEIDTFYQLLHSEIKGLINADNFYIALLSEDKVRLNFPYYIDEFKAVPKSRKLAGGLTELVLNKACPVLISSGQMHALSEQNKQQSEAFVYQGTQGRMPKSWLAAPLMEQDKIFGVLAIQDYHNENAYQESDLELIRFVGQHIATAILRKRDLTKNLEHKAELERLVNDRTQELQASNLNLRMQIEERRKAESQLYYDAHHDALTKLANRAMFSDRLTYAMRHLKRHPGYKFSVLFIDLDRFKLINDTLGHHTGDLFLIEIAARLKECVRENDVLARLGGDEFVVLLDAIQSQDDVEDIATRIIERIGQPFELDGQILHSSASIGISLCHKHYQDASEILRDADAAMYQAKSLGRGRYVFFDESMREQLLASMTLEQELRVAINEQQFELHYQKISNLEHSQIIGFEALLRWQHPEKGLLTPSEFLFMAEETGMILEIENWVIEEVSRQLLSWQYDSEFDNAFIAVNLSGRHLTQVSQLSKLIDNIRKNIVLPQRLILEFNESAFEQHNEQALKGLRKLKTLGVKLALDDYGAGLSSLNFLYNYPFEIIKLDRSFIRSLKHNEKNLSVIRALHELGQDFGYRLVAEGIENEDTLQKLHAAGCEFGQGYYLNRPVKITRDDSSEDENKHYA from the coding sequence TTGAGAGAATCCGGGGAAAAAGACGACTTACGCGCCCTGCGTCAACTTCCAAAACTTAAGTCATTATTAAAAAAATACCGGCATGTAAAAAATATCCAGTCCGGATTATTGCAGCTGTCGGAATTGGCCAGCACCGTTACCGAGATGGAAAGCTTTTATCCGTCTCTGGTCTCCCCTATCCGCTCTTTATTGGCCAGTGAACATTTCCATATCTGTTTGTCGGATACCGATAATCGTCTGACCTTAGCCTATGCCCATAACCCTCAAGCTTCGTCGGCTAAATCTGCCGTTCTTTCCCCCGATTGTTTAAGCCAGCTGGTTTTTAACCAGGCGGGGCCTTTGCATGTTAATGCCGGGCAGATGGCGCAATTAAAAGCTTCCGGAAAAATCCAGGATCTTGATCCTGCCTGTTTTGACTGGCTTGGCGTACCGTTAACGCGCGGCGAGGAAGTGATCGGGGTGATCGCCCTGCAAAGTTACCAGTCAGACAGTGCTTTTGTCGAACGGGACAGTCAGCTGCTGCAGTTTATTTCCGAACACCTGGTGACGGCCATTGACCGGGTAAATCGCCGGGAATTGCTGGAGCTGAGCATAAAGCGCAGGACAGGAAAACTCATCCAGACCAATTTAGAGCTGCAAAGGGAAATTGCCGAGCGGCAAAAAGCGGTGAAAATGCATCAGGCCCTGCTGGCGATGTCAGAAATCACTGCCGGTACTCATGAGATAGACACTTTTTATCAGCTGCTCCACAGTGAGATCAAAGGCCTGATTAATGCCGATAACTTTTACATCGCCTTGCTGTCGGAAGATAAAGTAAGATTAAATTTTCCCTATTATATCGATGAATTTAAGGCGGTGCCTAAATCGAGAAAGCTGGCGGGCGGCTTAACGGAACTGGTGCTGAACAAGGCCTGTCCGGTGCTGATTTCATCCGGGCAGATGCATGCTTTGTCAGAGCAAAATAAACAGCAATCAGAGGCTTTTGTTTATCAGGGAACTCAAGGGCGAATGCCTAAATCCTGGCTGGCGGCGCCGTTAATGGAGCAGGATAAAATCTTTGGCGTGTTGGCGATCCAGGATTACCATAATGAAAATGCCTATCAAGAATCCGATCTGGAGCTGATCCGCTTTGTCGGCCAGCATATTGCCACGGCAATATTACGTAAGCGGGACCTGACAAAAAACCTTGAGCATAAAGCCGAGCTGGAGCGCCTGGTGAATGACAGGACACAGGAGCTGCAGGCGAGCAACCTTAATTTACGCATGCAAATCGAAGAAAGGCGTAAAGCGGAAAGCCAGTTATATTACGATGCCCACCATGATGCCTTGACCAAGCTGGCTAACCGGGCAATGTTTTCCGATCGCCTGACCTATGCTATGCGGCATTTGAAACGTCATCCAGGCTATAAGTTTTCGGTATTATTTATCGATCTTGACCGCTTTAAGTTGATTAACGATACCTTAGGTCATCATACCGGCGATTTATTCCTGATTGAGATTGCCGCCCGGTTAAAAGAGTGTGTCAGGGAAAATGATGTCCTGGCCCGGCTCGGGGGAGATGAATTTGTGGTGCTGCTGGATGCGATCCAGTCCCAGGACGATGTCGAAGACATCGCCACCCGTATTATTGAACGTATTGGCCAGCCCTTTGAGCTTGACGGGCAAATTTTACATTCCAGTGCCAGTATCGGTATTTCCCTTTGCCATAAGCATTATCAGGATGCCAGTGAAATCCTGCGTGATGCCGATGCCGCTATGTATCAGGCCAAGAGCCTGGGCCGCGGCCGTTATGTCTTTTTTGATGAAAGTATGCGCGAGCAGTTGCTGGCCAGTATGACCCTGGAGCAGGAGCTGAGGGTGGCGATCAATGAGCAGCAGTTCGAGCTGCACTACCAGAAAATCTCTAACCTTGAGCACAGCCAGATTATCGGTTTTGAAGCCCTGTTGCGTTGGCAGCATCCGGAAAAAGGCTTACTGACCCCGAGTGAATTCCTGTTTATGGCGGAAGAAACCGGCATGATACTGGAAATAGAAAACTGGGTGATCGAAGAAGTTTCCCGGCAATTGCTCAGCTGGCAATATGACAGTGAATTCGACAATGCCTTTATTGCCGTCAACCTTTCCGGCAGGCACTTAACCCAGGTGAGTCAACTATCTAAACTTATTGATAATATAAGAAAAAATATTGTCCTGCCGCAGCGGTTGATCCTGGAATTTAACGAGTCTGCTTTTGAGCAGCATAACGAACAGGCGCTTAAGGGCTTAAGAAAGTTAAAAACCCTGGGGGTGAAGCTGGCCCTGGACGATTACGGCGCCGGTTTATCTTCCCTGAACTTTTTATACAATTACCCGTTTGAGATCATTAAACTCGATCGCAGCTTTATCCGTAGCCTCAAGCATAATGAAAAAAATCTCTCGGTGATCCGGGCGCTGCATGAGTTGGGACAAGACTTTGGTTACCGCCTGGTGGCTGAAGGCATAGAAAATGAAGATACCCTGCAGAAACTTCATGCTGCCGGCTGTGAATTCGGCCAGGGATATTATCTGAACCGCCCGGTTAAGATCACCAGGGATGACTCGTCCGAAGATGAAAACAAACATTACGCCTGA
- the rpoH gene encoding RNA polymerase sigma factor RpoH codes for MSNITQSMALTVPQSGSIEAYMQSAYSIPMLSAEREHELATRLYESNDLHAAQELIMSHLRFVIHIAKGYAGYGLPQADLVQEGNVGLMKAVKRFNPEVGVRLVSFAVHWIKAEIHEFVLRNWRIVKVATTKAQRKLFFNLRKNKKRLGWFSNEEISTVADTLGVSEKDVMEMESRMSNQDQAFELSSDDDDSSAGLGNFSPAQYLEDKQSDLATSVEDANWEDHANQRLSTALVALDERSQDIIRTRWLNEDKSTLQELADKYQISAERVRQLEKNALGKLKSTMA; via the coding sequence ATGAGTAACATAACGCAATCAATGGCACTGACCGTCCCTCAAAGCGGTAGCATTGAAGCATACATGCAGTCGGCGTATAGCATACCTATGCTTAGCGCTGAACGTGAGCATGAGCTGGCAACTCGTCTTTATGAAAGTAATGACCTGCATGCAGCACAAGAGCTGATCATGTCGCACTTACGCTTCGTTATTCATATCGCCAAAGGTTATGCCGGTTACGGCCTGCCGCAGGCAGACCTGGTTCAGGAAGGCAATGTCGGTTTGATGAAAGCGGTAAAGCGTTTTAACCCTGAAGTCGGTGTGCGCCTGGTGTCATTTGCCGTTCACTGGATCAAAGCCGAGATTCATGAATTTGTGCTGCGCAACTGGCGTATCGTGAAAGTCGCCACTACCAAAGCCCAGCGGAAATTATTTTTCAATCTGCGTAAAAATAAAAAGCGCCTTGGCTGGTTTAGCAATGAAGAAATCAGTACCGTTGCCGATACCCTCGGAGTGAGTGAAAAAGATGTGATGGAAATGGAATCTCGTATGAGTAACCAGGACCAGGCATTTGAATTATCTTCCGATGACGACGACAGCAGCGCCGGTCTTGGTAATTTTTCTCCGGCCCAATACCTGGAAGACAAACAGTCGGATCTGGCCACCAGCGTTGAAGATGCCAACTGGGAAGATCATGCCAACCAGCGTTTATCTACGGCACTGGTTGCTTTAGACGAGCGGAGCCAGGATATTATTCGTACCCGCTGGTTAAATGAAGATAAATCCACTTTGCAGGAGCTGGCAGATAAATACCAGATTTCGGCAGAGCGTGTCAGACAGTTGGAAAAAAATGCCCTGGGTAAACTGAAAAGTACCATGGCGTAA
- the ftsX gene encoding permease-like cell division protein FtsX → MSERTEMANSRQSPLLQLFYVLPMRHLQQAIGSLGDLWRTPLSSVMTVLVLGISLTLPATLHLFVKNSKVVTEQWGSASEISLFLKLSVDDKGAKNLVQRLKLYPEIAEVHYISATDALTEFKSLSGFGQALDYLDKNPLPATVLVTPTKRSSQSEAARELLAKLEQEREVELGKLDLDWLSRLEAMAQLVEDIVIGVAFLLCLSVVLIIGNTIRLAIMQQKDAIAVMKLVGATDSFIQRPFLYCGVWYGIFGGLFACIAVAALAEYLSGAIFKLTQLYHSSFVLTGLSWSEGSLLILYAVLLGLLGSYISVRQHIREIEPTAD, encoded by the coding sequence ATGTCTGAGCGCACTGAGATGGCGAATAGCCGACAGTCACCTTTACTGCAACTTTTCTATGTGTTGCCGATGCGGCATCTGCAGCAAGCAATAGGCAGTTTGGGGGATTTATGGCGCACCCCGCTGTCATCTGTGATGACGGTATTAGTGCTGGGGATCAGCCTGACCTTGCCGGCGACCCTGCATTTATTTGTTAAGAATTCCAAAGTGGTCACCGAGCAATGGGGCTCGGCCTCTGAAATCAGTTTGTTTTTAAAGCTGTCGGTGGACGATAAGGGGGCAAAAAACCTGGTGCAACGGCTCAAGCTTTACCCTGAGATTGCTGAAGTGCATTATATTTCTGCCACCGATGCCCTGACCGAGTTTAAATCCCTGTCCGGGTTTGGCCAGGCGCTGGATTACCTGGACAAGAACCCGTTGCCGGCTACCGTGCTGGTGACACCCACCAAAAGATCTTCCCAATCCGAGGCGGCAAGGGAGCTGTTGGCGAAACTGGAGCAGGAGCGGGAAGTGGAATTGGGTAAACTGGATCTAGACTGGCTGTCGCGGCTTGAAGCTATGGCGCAGCTGGTGGAAGACATAGTGATCGGCGTGGCGTTTTTGTTGTGTTTGTCTGTGGTGCTGATTATCGGCAATACCATACGTTTGGCAATTATGCAGCAAAAAGACGCGATTGCGGTGATGAAACTGGTGGGAGCAACCGACAGCTTTATTCAGCGGCCGTTTTTATATTGCGGAGTCTGGTACGGTATTTTCGGCGGTCTTTTTGCCTGTATTGCCGTCGCCGCGCTGGCTGAATATCTCTCGGGGGCCATTTTTAAACTGACCCAACTCTACCACAGCAGCTTTGTACTAACCGGCTTGTCCTGGAGCGAAGGATCTCTGCTGATCCTTTATGCGGTATTATTAGGGCTGCTCGGCAGTTATATCTCGGTACGTCAGCATATTCGGGAAATAGAGCCGACCGCCGACTGA
- the ftsE gene encoding cell division ATP-binding protein FtsE has product MIRFNNVNKTYPGGYIALKRVSFSLGAGEMAFLTGHSGAGKSTLLKLISLMETPTSGSIEINGTELSSIKYRQIPFVRRGIGMIFQNHNLLMDRTVFDNVALPLIIEGYSQKEITHRVEAALDKVHLGTKLRCYPYMLSGGEQQRVGIARAIVNKPPILLADEPTGNLDPKLSLDIIRLFEEFNALGISVLIATHDLGLIARMKYRTLTLKSGTMITDGIVDGLSTADTGAADV; this is encoded by the coding sequence ATGATCCGCTTTAACAATGTTAACAAAACCTACCCCGGGGGTTATATCGCCCTCAAGAGGGTGAGCTTTTCCCTTGGCGCCGGTGAAATGGCTTTTTTGACCGGGCATTCCGGAGCCGGGAAAAGTACCTTGTTGAAGCTGATCAGCCTGATGGAAACCCCGACTTCCGGCAGCATAGAAATTAACGGTACGGAACTGTCCAGCATCAAATACCGGCAAATACCTTTTGTGCGCCGCGGTATCGGCATGATCTTCCAGAATCATAACCTGTTAATGGATCGCACCGTTTTTGATAATGTCGCCTTACCTTTGATCATCGAAGGTTATAGCCAGAAGGAAATTACCCATAGGGTTGAAGCAGCCCTGGATAAGGTACATCTGGGGACTAAGTTGCGTTGTTATCCCTATATGTTATCCGGCGGCGAACAGCAAAGGGTAGGTATTGCCCGCGCCATAGTCAATAAGCCGCCGATCTTGCTGGCCGATGAACCTACCGGGAACCTGGATCCTAAATTATCGTTAGATATTATCCGGTTATTTGAAGAGTTTAATGCCTTGGGGATCTCAGTGTTAATTGCCACCCATGATTTGGGGCTGATCGCCCGGATGAAATATCGCACCTTAACCCTGAAAAGCGGTACTATGATCACCGATGGTATTGTCGATGGCTTAAGTACCGCCGATACGGGAGCTGCCGATGTCTGA
- the ftsY gene encoding signal recognition particle-docking protein FtsY, with amino-acid sequence MSKKKGLFSWLGLGGQKKEKQNEAQLEAEKLAAEKAEADRLAAEQAAADKLAADKAQAERLAAEQAAEKAQADRLAAEQAEADRLAAEKAQADRLAAEQAEADRLAAEKAQADRLAAEQAAADRLAAEKAQAEAERLAAEQAEADRLAAEKAQADRLAAEQAEADRLAAEKAQAERLAAEQAEADRLAAEKAQAERLAAEQAAADRLAAEKAQADRFAAEQAEADRLAAEKAEAERLAAEQAEADKLAADKAQADRLAAEQAEAEKAKPKKAGFFTRLKQSLTKTRQNLGGGIFDLFRGKKIDDELFEELETHLLLADVGVDTTTKIIDSLTESASRSQLKDAEALYDLLKLELKKVIEPVDQPLEIPDTEGPYVILMVGVNGVGKTTTIGKLAKQFQAQGKSVMLAAGDTFRAAAVEQLQVWGERNDIPVIAQHTGADSASVIFDAISAAKARGADILIADTAGRLQNKNHLMEELKKVVRVMKKQDVAAPHEVMLTLDAGTGQNALSQASLFDQAVGLTGLTLTKLDGTAKGGVVFAIADKFAMPIRYLGVGEGIDDLRPFNGDDFIDALFEK; translated from the coding sequence ATGTCTAAGAAAAAAGGTTTATTTTCCTGGTTAGGTTTAGGTGGCCAGAAGAAAGAAAAGCAAAATGAAGCCCAGCTTGAAGCGGAAAAATTAGCGGCAGAAAAAGCCGAAGCCGATCGTCTTGCCGCGGAGCAGGCGGCGGCAGACAAGCTGGCGGCTGATAAAGCTCAAGCAGAACGTCTTGCCGCAGAGCAGGCGGCGGAGAAAGCTCAAGCAGACCGTCTTGCCGCAGAGCAGGCAGAAGCGGACAGGTTAGCAGCGGAGAAAGCTCAAGCAGACCGTCTTGCCGCAGAGCAGGCAGAAGCGGACAGGTTAGCAGCGGAGAAAGCTCAAGCAGACCGTCTTGCCGCGGAGCAGGCGGCAGCGGACAGGTTAGCGGCGGAGAAAGCTCAAGCGGAAGCTGAACGTCTTGCCGCAGAGCAGGCAGAAGCGGACAGGTTAGCGGCGGAGAAAGCTCAAGCAGACCGTCTTGCCGCGGAGCAGGCGGAAGCGGACAGGTTAGCAGCAGAGAAAGCTCAAGCAGAACGTCTTGCCGCAGAGCAGGCAGAAGCGGACAGGTTAGCGGCGGAGAAAGCTCAAGCGGAACGTCTTGCCGCAGAGCAGGCGGCAGCGGACAGGTTAGCAGCAGAGAAAGCTCAAGCAGACCGTTTTGCCGCAGAGCAGGCAGAAGCGGACAGGTTAGCGGCGGAGAAAGCTGAAGCGGAACGTCTTGCCGCAGAGCAGGCAGAAGCGGATAAGCTGGCGGCTGATAAAGCTCAAGCAGACCGTCTTGCCGCGGAGCAGGCGGAAGCCGAAAAGGCCAAACCTAAAAAAGCCGGTTTTTTCACCCGGTTAAAACAAAGTCTGACCAAGACCCGGCAGAACCTGGGTGGCGGGATCTTTGATTTATTCCGTGGCAAAAAAATCGATGATGAATTATTCGAAGAATTAGAAACGCATTTATTACTGGCCGATGTCGGGGTCGATACCACGACTAAAATTATCGACTCCCTGACCGAGTCAGCCAGCCGCAGCCAGCTAAAAGATGCCGAAGCCCTTTATGACCTGCTTAAGCTGGAGCTGAAAAAAGTGATCGAGCCGGTGGATCAGCCGCTGGAAATCCCGGATACTGAAGGGCCTTACGTGATCTTGATGGTGGGAGTCAACGGTGTCGGCAAAACCACTACCATAGGTAAACTGGCCAAGCAGTTCCAGGCCCAGGGGAAGTCAGTAATGCTGGCTGCCGGTGATACCTTCCGTGCTGCCGCGGTAGAGCAGCTGCAGGTTTGGGGGGAGCGCAACGACATTCCCGTGATTGCCCAGCATACAGGCGCAGACAGTGCCTCGGTGATCTTTGATGCCATTAGCGCGGCCAAGGCCCGGGGGGCGGATATTCTGATCGCCGATACCGCAGGTCGTTTGCAAAATAAAAATCATCTGATGGAAGAATTGAAAAAGGTGGTGCGGGTCATGAAAAAACAAGATGTTGCCGCGCCCCATGAAGTAATGCTGACCCTGGATGCCGGTACCGGGCAAAATGCCCTGAGCCAGGCATCATTGTTTGATCAGGCGGTAGGCTTAACCGGTTTAACCCTGACCAAGCTTGACGGTACCGCCAAAGGCGGGGTTGTTTTTGCCATTGCTGATAAGTTTGCCATGCCTATCCGTTACCTTGGCGTAGGGGAAGGCATAGATGATTTACGACCTTTTAACGGCGATGACTTTATCGATGCGCTTTTTGAAAAATAG
- the rsmD gene encoding 16S rRNA (guanine(966)-N(2))-methyltransferase RsmD, with translation MNKRPQKSKQTATKGNIRIIAGKHRGRKLPVILAEGLRPTTDRVKETVFNWLMPYIQQSVCLDCFAGSGSLGFEALSRGAEQITLLELNKAAANQLRQNQQLLKAENMQIVHTDSLSYLRDLQALHKKGDKPLFDLVFLDPPFHKQLAEQAAILLNAGCLADNAIIYVETEQNSSQQLPANWQLLKEKNAGQVSYRLYRYHPE, from the coding sequence ATGAATAAACGACCGCAAAAAAGCAAACAAACAGCTACCAAAGGCAATATTCGCATCATCGCCGGCAAGCACAGGGGCAGAAAATTACCCGTGATCCTGGCTGAAGGCTTAAGACCGACCACAGACAGGGTAAAAGAAACCGTCTTTAACTGGTTGATGCCATACATACAACAAAGTGTGTGTCTTGACTGCTTTGCCGGTTCCGGTAGTTTAGGCTTTGAAGCCTTGTCCCGGGGAGCCGAACAGATCACCCTGCTGGAGCTTAATAAAGCAGCAGCAAACCAGCTCAGGCAAAATCAGCAGCTGTTAAAAGCGGAGAATATGCAGATAGTGCATACCGACAGCCTAAGTTATTTGCGTGACTTACAAGCTTTGCACAAAAAAGGGGATAAACCATTATTTGATTTGGTTTTTCTCGATCCACCATTTCATAAGCAATTAGCCGAACAAGCAGCGATTTTATTAAATGCAGGATGCCTGGCAGACAATGCCATTATTTATGTGGAAACCGAACAAAACAGCAGTCAGCAGCTGCCGGCAAACTGGCAGCTGTTAAAAGAAAAAAATGCCGGGCAGGTGAGTTACCGCCTGTACCGCTATCACCCGGAGTGA
- a CDS encoding YjaG family protein: MAIHLPLSRLSQWQQVSFCAALLERMLPNYQMFSQAVDFGDAKLLRNQLDLLWQWLDKNNRTKINFEAQLNKLEAATPNPENFDTYGVFPALDVCMALMSVFQGIQDKNSADFASVGRLSANSVYGYVELLLTEEIIEELAEESDEELAIAPEALEQHPLVQWEVATQNELFDFLKNAPENKKTCEQAKLMVMEEGLSNLGIEV; the protein is encoded by the coding sequence GTGGCTATTCACCTACCCTTATCCCGCTTAAGCCAGTGGCAACAAGTTAGCTTTTGTGCCGCCTTATTAGAGCGTATGTTACCTAATTACCAGATGTTTTCTCAGGCGGTAGACTTTGGCGATGCCAAGTTATTGCGCAATCAGCTGGATCTGCTGTGGCAATGGCTGGATAAAAATAACCGCACTAAGATTAATTTTGAGGCGCAGCTGAATAAGCTCGAAGCCGCCACCCCGAATCCCGAGAATTTTGATACCTATGGCGTATTTCCCGCCCTGGATGTTTGTATGGCCCTGATGTCGGTATTCCAGGGGATCCAGGATAAGAACAGTGCAGACTTTGCCAGTGTCGGCCGTTTATCCGCCAACAGTGTATATGGTTATGTTGAATTGCTGCTGACCGAAGAAATAATCGAAGAACTAGCCGAAGAAAGTGATGAAGAGCTGGCTATAGCCCCGGAGGCGCTGGAACAACATCCGCTGGTACAATGGGAAGTGGCTACGCAAAATGAATTATTCGACTTCCTGAAAAATGCTCCGGAAAATAAAAAAACCTGCGAACAAGCCAAGCTTATGGTGATGGAAGAAGGCTTGTCCAATTTAGGTATTGAAGTGTAA